From the genome of Bosea sp. Tri-49, one region includes:
- a CDS encoding nitroreductase family protein, translating to MNAYVTMPLTFQGLPEEEMKAQALKFLETMRKRRTVRDYSDRPVPREVIEAAVATAGTAPSGANQQPWTFVCISDPELKKKIREGAEEEEREFYAGRAGEEWLGALAHLGTDDHKPFLDTAPWLIAIFAQRWGYDAEGRKVKHYYVPESVGIAAGFLIASLHQAGLATLTHTPAPMNFLNELCGRPDNEKALILLVVGYPAEGCVVPAIGKKPLEEIASFL from the coding sequence ATGAACGCCTACGTCACCATGCCGCTCACCTTCCAGGGCCTGCCCGAGGAGGAGATGAAGGCACAGGCGCTCAAGTTCCTGGAGACGATGAGGAAGCGCCGCACGGTGCGCGATTATTCCGACAGGCCGGTGCCGCGCGAGGTGATCGAGGCGGCGGTCGCGACCGCCGGCACAGCACCATCAGGCGCCAATCAGCAGCCCTGGACCTTCGTCTGCATCTCCGATCCCGAGCTGAAGAAGAAGATTCGCGAGGGGGCGGAAGAAGAAGAGCGTGAATTCTATGCCGGCCGCGCCGGGGAGGAATGGCTCGGTGCCCTCGCCCATCTCGGCACCGACGACCACAAGCCCTTCCTCGATACCGCGCCCTGGCTGATCGCGATCTTCGCCCAGCGCTGGGGCTATGACGCCGAAGGGCGAAAGGTGAAGCACTATTATGTGCCTGAGTCGGTCGGCATCGCCGCCGGCTTCCTGATCGCCTCGCTGCATCAGGCGGGCCTGGCGACGCTGACCCATACGCCGGCGCCGATGAACTTCCTCAACGAGCTCTGCGGCCGGCCGGACAATGAGAAGGCGCTGATCCTGCTGGTCGTCGGCTATCCCGCCGAGGGCTGCGTCGTCCCGGCGATCGGCAAGAAGCCGCTGGAGGAGATCGCCAGCTTCCTCTGA
- the polA gene encoding DNA polymerase I, translating to MTNPASQLKPGDHLFLVDGSNFIFRAYFQSINQDRKYNARSDGLPSGAVRLFATKLFQFVREGVLGVKPTHLAIVFDKSENSFRKEIYPAYKGNRSDPPPDLIPQFPLMRDAVRAFGLIPVEQDVYEADDLIATYARQAREAGADVLIVSADKDLMQLVRPGVAMYDPASGDAKKGVGFRPERRIGEPEVVEYFGVTPDKVTDVQALAGDATDNVPGAPGIGIKTAAQLIGEYGDLETLLARAGEIKQPKRRETLTNPEVIEKVRISHKLVTLVEDVVVETPLGELTLNQPDPAKLIAFLKAMEFTTITKRAAEAYEADVSAIDADPDLAPGGARAAALKALYAETDVPVAATSETATAAPAANGAAPATSPAADGWLRPADLAAARKDAALAVKIDHAAYECVRTVADLARWIGWAYEAGFVALDTETNSLDVMQADLIGISLAVAPGKACYIPLQHRAGDGLFDSGLLEGQIPLDQALTELKPLLVDPGVLKIGQNLKYDIAVFNRHGVEVGPIDDTMLISYALDAGNGGQGMDRLSEVHLGHKPIAYSEVAGTGKSQVTFDKVPLDKATAYAAEDADVTLRLWLALKPRLVPERKTTVYETMERPLVPVLVRMERRGISIDRQILSRLSGEFAQSLARLEDEIHTLAGEKFTIGSPKQLGDILFGKMGLPGAKKTATGQWATGAGVLEDLAEQGNELPARILDWRQLAKLKSTYTDSLPTYVNPQTHRVHTSYALAATTTGRLSSSDPNLQNIPIRTEAGRKIRTAFVAEKGHKLVSADYSQIELRILAHMADIPQLRQAFADGVDIHAMTASEMFGVPVAGMPSEVRRRAKAINFGIIYGISAFGLANQLGISREEASAYIRKYFERFPGIRDYMDQARTTVRAKGAVETIFGRVCHFPAVASKNPSERAFVERQAINAPIQGSASDIIRRAMIRMEDALAAAKLDARMLLQVHDELVFEVPEGQVEAVLPVIRKVMVEAPQPAVQLKVPLVVDARAADNWDEAH from the coding sequence ATGACGAACCCGGCCTCACAGCTCAAGCCCGGCGACCACCTCTTCCTGGTCGATGGCTCGAACTTCATCTTCCGCGCCTATTTCCAGTCGATCAACCAGGACCGGAAATACAATGCCCGCTCGGACGGGCTGCCCTCGGGCGCGGTCCGATTGTTCGCGACAAAACTGTTCCAGTTCGTGCGCGAAGGCGTGCTCGGGGTGAAGCCAACTCATCTCGCCATCGTCTTCGACAAGAGCGAGAACTCCTTCCGCAAGGAGATCTATCCGGCCTATAAGGGCAACCGCTCCGATCCGCCGCCGGATCTGATCCCGCAATTCCCGCTGATGCGTGATGCCGTGCGTGCCTTCGGGCTGATTCCGGTCGAGCAGGACGTCTACGAGGCCGACGACCTGATCGCGACCTACGCCAGGCAGGCGCGCGAGGCCGGCGCCGACGTGCTGATCGTCTCGGCCGACAAGGACCTGATGCAGCTCGTGCGGCCGGGCGTCGCCATGTACGACCCAGCCTCCGGCGACGCCAAGAAGGGCGTCGGATTCCGGCCGGAGCGACGGATCGGCGAGCCCGAGGTCGTCGAGTATTTCGGCGTCACGCCGGACAAGGTCACCGACGTCCAGGCGCTGGCCGGCGACGCCACCGACAATGTCCCGGGCGCGCCCGGCATCGGCATCAAGACGGCGGCGCAACTGATCGGCGAATATGGCGACCTCGAAACGCTGCTGGCCCGCGCCGGCGAGATCAAGCAGCCCAAGCGCCGGGAGACGTTGACCAATCCCGAGGTGATCGAGAAGGTCCGCATCTCGCACAAGCTGGTCACGCTGGTCGAGGATGTCGTGGTCGAGACGCCGCTCGGTGAGCTCACCCTGAACCAGCCTGATCCGGCCAAGCTCATCGCCTTCCTCAAGGCGATGGAATTCACCACCATCACCAAGCGCGCGGCCGAGGCCTATGAGGCCGATGTCTCGGCGATCGACGCCGATCCCGACCTCGCCCCAGGCGGCGCCCGCGCCGCTGCTCTCAAGGCGCTCTATGCCGAGACCGATGTGCCGGTCGCTGCGACGAGCGAGACCGCAACCGCCGCTCCCGCCGCGAACGGCGCCGCGCCGGCGACATCTCCTGCAGCCGATGGCTGGCTGCGGCCGGCCGATCTCGCCGCAGCGCGCAAGGACGCGGCGCTGGCAGTCAAGATCGACCACGCGGCTTACGAGTGCGTGCGCACGGTTGCCGATCTCGCCCGCTGGATCGGCTGGGCCTATGAGGCCGGCTTCGTCGCGCTCGACACCGAGACCAACTCGCTCGACGTGATGCAGGCCGACCTGATCGGCATCTCGCTCGCGGTCGCGCCGGGCAAGGCCTGCTATATCCCGCTGCAGCATCGCGCCGGCGACGGCCTTTTCGATTCAGGCCTGCTCGAAGGCCAGATCCCGCTCGACCAGGCATTGACCGAGCTGAAGCCGCTGCTCGTCGATCCCGGCGTGCTCAAGATCGGGCAGAACCTCAAATACGACATCGCCGTCTTCAACCGGCACGGGGTCGAGGTCGGCCCCATCGACGACACCATGCTGATCTCCTACGCCCTCGACGCCGGCAATGGCGGACAGGGCATGGACCGGCTCTCCGAGGTCCATCTCGGCCATAAGCCGATCGCGTATTCGGAGGTCGCAGGCACCGGCAAGAGCCAGGTCACCTTCGACAAGGTGCCGCTCGACAAGGCGACCGCCTATGCGGCCGAAGACGCCGACGTCACGCTACGGCTCTGGCTGGCGCTGAAGCCGCGGCTGGTGCCCGAGCGCAAGACCACGGTCTACGAGACGATGGAGCGCCCGCTCGTGCCGGTTCTGGTGCGGATGGAGCGGCGCGGCATCTCGATCGACCGGCAGATACTGTCGCGACTTTCGGGCGAATTCGCCCAGTCGCTGGCGCGGCTGGAGGACGAGATCCACACGCTCGCCGGCGAGAAGTTCACCATCGGCAGCCCCAAGCAGCTTGGCGACATCCTGTTCGGCAAGATGGGCCTGCCCGGCGCCAAGAAGACCGCGACCGGGCAATGGGCGACCGGCGCAGGCGTGCTCGAAGACCTCGCCGAGCAGGGCAACGAACTGCCCGCGCGCATCCTCGACTGGCGCCAGCTCGCCAAGCTGAAATCGACCTACACCGACTCGCTGCCGACCTATGTGAACCCGCAGACCCACCGGGTCCATACGTCTTACGCCTTGGCTGCGACCACCACCGGCCGGCTCTCCTCCTCCGACCCCAACCTGCAGAACATCCCGATCCGCACCGAGGCCGGCCGCAAGATCAGGACCGCCTTCGTCGCCGAGAAGGGCCACAAGCTGGTCTCGGCCGACTACAGCCAGATCGAGCTGCGCATTCTCGCGCACATGGCCGACATTCCGCAGCTGCGGCAGGCCTTCGCCGATGGCGTCGACATCCATGCGATGACGGCCTCCGAGATGTTCGGCGTGCCGGTCGCGGGCATGCCGAGCGAGGTGCGCCGGCGTGCCAAAGCGATCAATTTCGGCATCATCTACGGCATCTCGGCCTTCGGCCTCGCCAACCAGCTCGGCATATCCCGCGAGGAGGCCAGCGCCTATATCCGCAAATATTTCGAGCGCTTCCCCGGCATCCGCGACTATATGGACCAGGCTCGCACCACCGTGCGCGCCAAGGGCGCGGTCGAGACGATCTTCGGCCGCGTCTGCCATTTCCCGGCGGTCGCCTCGAAGAACCCGTCCGAGCGGGCCTTCGTCGAGCGCCAGGCGATCAACGCGCCGATCCAGGGCTCGGCCTCCGATATCATCCGCCGTGCCATGATCCGCATGGAGGATGCGCTCGCCGCAGCCAAGCTCGACGCACGCATGCTGCTGCAGGTGCATGACGAACTGGTCTTCGAAGTGCCGGAGGGCCAGGTGGAGGCGGTGCTCCCGGTGATCCGCAAGGTCATGGTCGAGGCGCCGCAGCCGGCCGTGCAGCTCAAAGTGCCGCTGGTCGTCGATGCACGCGCCGCCGACAACTGGGACGAGGCGCACTGA
- the addA gene encoding double-strand break repair helicase AddA codes for MTPAGWTIPEQTRRNQALAAEPDLSAWVSANAGSGKTHVLVNRVLRLLLDGVAPGRMLCITYTKAAAANMSNRVFRALSVWAVASDSVLWAALSALTGQLPAASDISRARRLFAQALETPGGLKIETIHAFCTRVLQSAPFEANVPPRFEVADDLAQDELMRDARRDLLAAAEADPDGPQARALRFMAEHAAQDTFDQIMREALHQRAVFSDAEGRARKPEEIVSGLSAFLGIAPELTAETVRERFQRELAGLPDLERLVAAFEAGSATRAKAAAAIRLALSDAPGIDPVAACRAGLLTAEGNVAQHVRGKGNSALPADLDAALDALADCLTAAIDQLNAIAVRERSAALAVLVTHILAAYRRLKAQRSLLDYDDLIAKARSLLDRVDPAWALYKLDAGIDHILLDEAQDTSEAQWAILRRLAEEFSAGEGARELVRPRTVFVVGDEKQSIYGFQGAAPAHFSEERRLLGRRLSEAGQRFEPISLTTSFRSAPDIMRAVDAVFAPKEHWRGLVFDGGPGPERHDTVRRASIGAVDLWPVSGDDASEKPDAWTAPVDAPERRSGLVKLAARIADVLKRWSEAGRDDIGRPFKPGDVMILLRQRGALFEAIVKALKDREVPVAGRDRLTLADHPAVEDLVALGRAILLPQDDLSLAITLKTPLFGLDDDDLMRIAPERKGSLREAFHQAAQAEPRYAAIEARLTELAEEAGRCGPFRFFAGLLGPSGGRNLALARLGPEAGDALDAFLSAALDHERRYGPSLAGFLHHIGAVATQVKRDLSASAGEVRVMTVHGSKGLEAPVVILADLGIAPGERRLPKLMAVEPPRGAQVPVWPTKRADDPAAMRRAKDAIVAQMVEEHHRLLYVALTRAEERLILCGVQAKGEAPEGSWYAMAELGLAGSEPWLRDVPAPDGDGEVRRFMVSQPGEIAAEESVSASPAATPPDWLTRAAPDEAEPAPPLRPSSALAAADAQDRPNDGPFLAGAAAAGRLAHLLLQVLPEVPPERRVSTARALAKARGGSLPGERRGQIAEDALALIAEPEFAGLFGLGSLAEVPLAGEITMADGVRRPVQGRIDRLAVGADEVLIADFKTAARPPENAAALPTSTLAQLAVYRRLIGEIYPGRRVRAVAIYTASLKPLEPAPELLDAALAAMTDQPRFTGR; via the coding sequence ATGACCCCCGCCGGCTGGACGATTCCCGAGCAGACGCGCCGCAACCAGGCGCTGGCGGCCGAGCCTGATCTCAGTGCCTGGGTCTCGGCCAATGCCGGCTCGGGCAAGACCCATGTGCTGGTCAACCGGGTGCTGCGGCTGCTGCTCGACGGCGTCGCGCCCGGCCGGATGCTCTGCATCACCTATACCAAGGCCGCTGCCGCCAACATGTCGAACCGGGTCTTCCGGGCGCTCTCGGTCTGGGCCGTCGCCTCCGATTCGGTGCTGTGGGCCGCCCTGTCTGCCCTGACCGGCCAGTTGCCGGCGGCGAGCGACATCAGCCGGGCTCGGCGCCTGTTCGCGCAGGCGCTGGAGACGCCGGGCGGCCTGAAGATTGAGACGATCCACGCCTTCTGCACCCGCGTGCTGCAGAGTGCGCCCTTCGAGGCCAATGTCCCGCCGCGCTTCGAGGTCGCCGACGATCTCGCCCAGGACGAATTGATGCGCGACGCCAGGCGCGACCTGCTCGCCGCTGCCGAGGCCGATCCTGATGGGCCGCAGGCCAGGGCGCTGCGCTTCATGGCCGAGCATGCGGCGCAGGACACCTTCGACCAGATCATGCGCGAGGCGCTGCACCAGCGCGCCGTGTTCAGCGATGCGGAAGGGCGGGCGCGCAAGCCCGAAGAGATCGTTTCAGGACTCTCCGCCTTCCTCGGCATTGCGCCGGAGCTGACGGCGGAGACAGTGCGCGAGCGCTTCCAGCGCGAGCTGGCTGGCCTGCCCGATCTCGAGCGGCTGGTCGCCGCCTTCGAGGCCGGCAGTGCGACGCGTGCCAAGGCGGCGGCGGCGATCAGGCTCGCGCTTTCGGATGCGCCTGGCATCGATCCGGTCGCGGCCTGCCGCGCCGGTCTGCTCACGGCCGAAGGCAATGTCGCCCAGCATGTCCGCGGCAAGGGCAACAGCGCCCTGCCGGCCGATCTCGACGCGGCACTCGATGCACTCGCCGACTGCCTGACCGCTGCGATTGACCAGCTCAACGCCATCGCGGTGCGCGAGCGCAGCGCGGCGCTCGCCGTGCTGGTGACCCATATCCTCGCCGCCTATCGCCGTTTGAAGGCACAGCGCTCCCTGCTCGATTATGACGACCTGATCGCCAAGGCACGCTCGCTGCTCGACCGGGTCGATCCGGCCTGGGCGCTCTACAAGCTCGACGCCGGCATCGACCACATCCTGCTCGACGAAGCCCAGGACACCAGCGAGGCGCAATGGGCGATCCTGCGCCGCCTCGCCGAGGAGTTCTCGGCCGGAGAGGGCGCGCGCGAATTGGTCCGGCCGCGCACCGTCTTCGTCGTCGGCGACGAGAAGCAGTCGATCTACGGCTTCCAGGGCGCGGCACCGGCGCATTTCAGCGAGGAAAGGCGGCTTCTCGGCCGGCGCCTTTCGGAGGCCGGCCAGCGCTTCGAGCCGATCAGCCTCACCACCTCCTTCCGCTCGGCGCCCGACATCATGCGCGCGGTCGATGCAGTGTTCGCGCCGAAGGAGCACTGGCGTGGCCTCGTCTTCGACGGCGGTCCAGGGCCGGAGCGGCACGATACGGTCAGGCGGGCTTCGATCGGTGCGGTCGATCTCTGGCCGGTCTCGGGCGACGATGCCAGCGAGAAGCCCGATGCCTGGACCGCGCCGGTCGATGCGCCCGAGCGGCGCTCGGGCCTGGTCAAGCTCGCGGCCCGCATCGCCGATGTGCTGAAGCGCTGGAGCGAGGCCGGCCGCGACGATATCGGCCGGCCGTTCAAGCCCGGCGACGTGATGATCCTGCTGCGCCAGCGCGGCGCGCTGTTCGAGGCGATCGTCAAGGCGCTGAAGGATCGGGAGGTGCCGGTCGCCGGCCGCGATCGCCTCACGCTCGCCGACCATCCCGCAGTCGAGGATCTCGTTGCGCTCGGGCGCGCGATCCTCTTGCCGCAGGACGATCTCTCGTTGGCGATCACGCTGAAGACGCCGCTCTTCGGCCTCGATGACGACGATCTGATGCGGATCGCCCCGGAGCGCAAAGGCTCCTTGCGCGAGGCTTTCCATCAGGCGGCGCAGGCCGAACCGCGTTACGCCGCGATCGAGGCACGGTTGACCGAACTCGCCGAGGAGGCCGGACGCTGCGGACCCTTCCGTTTCTTCGCCGGCCTGCTCGGCCCGAGCGGCGGTCGCAATCTCGCCCTCGCCCGGCTCGGCCCGGAAGCAGGCGATGCGCTCGACGCTTTCCTGAGCGCCGCGCTCGACCATGAGCGGCGCTATGGCCCCTCGCTTGCGGGCTTCCTGCACCATATCGGCGCGGTGGCGACGCAGGTGAAGCGCGACCTCTCGGCCAGCGCCGGCGAGGTCCGGGTGATGACCGTGCACGGCTCGAAGGGTCTGGAGGCGCCGGTCGTCATCCTGGCCGATCTCGGCATCGCCCCGGGCGAGCGGCGTTTGCCGAAGCTGATGGCAGTCGAGCCGCCGCGCGGCGCGCAGGTCCCGGTCTGGCCGACGAAGCGGGCCGATGATCCCGCAGCGATGCGGCGCGCCAAGGATGCGATCGTCGCGCAGATGGTCGAGGAGCATCACCGCCTGCTCTATGTCGCGCTGACCCGCGCTGAGGAGCGCTTGATCCTCTGCGGCGTGCAGGCCAAGGGCGAGGCGCCCGAGGGGTCCTGGTACGCCATGGCCGAACTCGGCCTCGCCGGCTCCGAGCCCTGGCTGCGCGACGTGCCGGCTCCCGACGGCGACGGCGAAGTCCGCCGCTTCATGGTCTCGCAGCCAGGAGAGATCGCGGCCGAGGAGAGCGTTTCCGCATCGCCTGCGGCCACACCGCCGGACTGGCTGACGCGTGCCGCGCCTGATGAGGCCGAGCCGGCGCCGCCGCTGCGCCCGTCGAGTGCGCTGGCAGCTGCTGATGCACAAGATCGTCCTAATGACGGGCCGTTCCTTGCCGGAGCGGCTGCGGCCGGCCGGCTTGCGCATCTGTTGTTGCAGGTTCTCCCGGAGGTGCCGCCCGAACGGCGCGTCAGCACCGCCCGGGCACTGGCGAAGGCGCGTGGCGGCTCGTTGCCGGGGGAGCGGCGCGGCCAGATCGCAGAGGATGCGCTGGCGCTCATCGCCGAACCAGAATTCGCCGGGTTGTTCGGGCTAGGCAGCCTCGCCGAGGTGCCGCTCGCCGGGGAGATCACCATGGCGGATGGTGTGAGGCGCCCGGTGCAGGGCCGGATCGACCGGCTCGCCGTTGGTGCTGACGAGGTCCTGATCGCCGATTTCAAGACGGCCGCCCGCCCGCCAGAGAACGCGGCCGCATTGCCGACCTCGACGCTGGCGCAGCTTGCGGTCTATCGCCGGCTGATCGGCGAGATCTATCCCGGCCGCCGCGTCCGCGCGGTGGCGATCTACACGGCGAGCCTGAAGCCGCTGGAGCCGGCCCCCGAACTCCTCGACGCCGCCCTCGCGGCGATGACGGATCAGCCCCGCTTCACCGGAAGGTGA
- the addB gene encoding double-strand break repair protein AddB: MAGLNLFSIPAGAPFLSVLAQALIAGRFGKAFDPGDPTALSRTTLYLPTRRAARAFSAVLSEKLGGRPLLLPRIVPLGDVDEAETALITGASDALALERTAPIDPLRRRFILTTLISAWGRTANRQHLKLDPAEPSLMPATLAEAWGLAGDLAHLLDQLQTEGVSPARLKGLDAARFDEIWQFNARFLGIIAEAWPAILEQRGECDPAEFRNRMLAAERDRLLAGDFHGPVIAAGSTGTVPATARLLAALARAPNGAVVLPDLDEALSEQGWRAIVQEPAPSHPQAALHRLLDEIGASRDEVVALAEPSPTLAARRDLLRRALLPASITDDWAGAAPLAAGALDGLRIVEAADEREEALVAALALREALEEPGARAALITPDRGLAERVAVELRRWGIQADDSAGLPLGRWPAGALLRLALDAVDGNLSPASLVALLAHPLCRLGLSEVRLRQGAAALEIGCWRGEAVGPGFAGLRRAFEAMPELRKATYAPRPRRKLTDEDVGAAEEVLAALEDALAPLVAALAGPAPELREIAAQARRAVEKLSGDEAGAILAWRGPDGEALAALFDDLDAALPEAPGEGRARDWIAILEGLIGERVVQRRDPGHPRVKIWGLLEARLLEAEHVVLGGLIESVWPPATETDSFINRPMRAELGLSPPERRIGQTAHDFVAAALASKVTLTRARKAGEAETIPSRFWQRLKAVAPADAWQAAEARGRDLTAWAGLLGKPADLLPVARPKPYPAAHLQPKRLSVTEVETLYRDPYAVYARKILRLDALPELVEDPGATDRGSLLHDIVGSFAETYPEQVPAGAFGSLIEIGERLFRAYDETPEVRAFWWPRFLLIAQNFIGWEERRRPGLARVAVERDTQAEFPLIDGASILLTGRADRVEITREGALRIIDFKTGAPPSDDQVRLGFAPQLTLEAELALRHGFAPDILPGPVEALLYLRLNHDPKSWEKDKKLSFKDEAQADVTARHLAQLLDHLAVLRAGREPWLSRRAPAYIKYASPYDQLARVKEWSAAPDLGGDAGDEA; encoded by the coding sequence ATGGCCGGGCTCAACCTGTTCAGCATCCCGGCCGGCGCGCCCTTCCTCTCCGTGCTCGCACAGGCGCTGATCGCAGGTCGCTTTGGCAAAGCGTTCGATCCTGGCGATCCCACGGCGCTTTCGCGCACCACGCTCTATCTGCCGACGCGCCGCGCCGCGCGCGCCTTCTCGGCGGTCCTTTCGGAAAAGCTCGGCGGCCGGCCGCTGCTGCTGCCGCGGATCGTACCGTTGGGGGATGTCGATGAGGCCGAGACGGCGCTGATCACCGGCGCCAGCGATGCTTTGGCACTGGAGCGGACCGCTCCGATCGACCCCTTACGCCGCCGCTTCATCCTGACGACGCTGATCTCGGCCTGGGGCCGCACCGCCAACCGGCAGCACCTCAAGCTCGATCCGGCCGAGCCTTCGCTGATGCCGGCGACCTTGGCCGAGGCCTGGGGGCTCGCCGGCGACCTCGCCCATCTGCTCGACCAGTTGCAGACCGAAGGCGTCTCGCCGGCGCGATTGAAGGGGCTGGACGCCGCCCGCTTCGACGAGATCTGGCAGTTCAACGCCCGCTTCCTCGGCATCATCGCCGAAGCCTGGCCGGCGATCCTGGAGCAGCGCGGCGAATGCGATCCGGCCGAGTTCCGCAACCGCATGCTCGCAGCCGAGCGTGACCGCCTGCTCGCTGGCGACTTCCACGGGCCGGTCATCGCGGCGGGCTCGACCGGAACGGTGCCGGCGACTGCCCGCCTGCTCGCCGCGCTCGCCCGCGCCCCGAACGGCGCCGTCGTGCTGCCCGATCTCGACGAGGCGCTTTCGGAGCAGGGCTGGCGCGCCATCGTCCAGGAACCGGCGCCTTCGCATCCGCAAGCGGCGCTGCATCGCCTGCTCGACGAGATCGGCGCGAGCCGCGACGAGGTTGTCGCCCTGGCCGAGCCATCGCCGACGCTGGCAGCCCGCCGTGACCTGCTGCGCCGTGCCTTGCTGCCGGCCTCGATCACCGATGACTGGGCCGGCGCCGCGCCCCTCGCAGCCGGAGCGCTCGACGGGCTGCGCATCGTCGAAGCCGCGGATGAGCGCGAGGAGGCGCTGGTCGCAGCCTTGGCCTTGCGCGAGGCTCTGGAAGAGCCCGGCGCCCGCGCCGCCCTGATCACGCCGGATCGCGGCCTTGCCGAGCGCGTCGCGGTCGAGCTCCGGCGCTGGGGCATCCAGGCCGATGATTCGGCCGGCCTGCCGCTTGGCCGCTGGCCGGCTGGCGCGTTGCTCCGGCTGGCGCTGGATGCAGTCGATGGCAATCTCTCGCCGGCGAGCCTCGTGGCGCTGCTGGCGCATCCGCTCTGCCGGCTCGGCCTCTCAGAAGTACGCCTGCGACAGGGTGCGGCAGCGCTGGAGATCGGCTGCTGGCGTGGCGAGGCCGTTGGTCCCGGTTTCGCCGGCCTGCGCCGGGCCTTCGAGGCGATGCCGGAGCTGCGCAAGGCGACCTATGCGCCACGCCCGCGCCGCAAGCTGACGGACGAGGATGTCGGCGCGGCCGAAGAGGTGTTGGCGGCGCTGGAAGATGCGCTCGCTCCGCTCGTCGCGGCCTTGGCCGGCCCTGCGCCGGAATTGCGCGAGATCGCGGCGCAGGCCCGCCGCGCCGTCGAGAAGCTGAGCGGCGACGAGGCCGGTGCGATCCTCGCCTGGCGAGGCCCGGATGGCGAGGCGCTCGCTGCGCTCTTCGACGATCTCGATGCCGCCTTGCCTGAAGCGCCCGGCGAGGGCCGCGCCCGCGACTGGATCGCCATTCTCGAAGGCCTGATCGGCGAGCGCGTCGTGCAGCGCCGCGATCCCGGTCATCCCCGCGTCAAGATCTGGGGCCTGCTCGAAGCCCGCCTGCTCGAAGCCGAACATGTCGTGCTCGGCGGCCTGATCGAAAGCGTCTGGCCGCCGGCGACCGAGACTGATTCCTTCATCAACCGGCCGATGCGGGCCGAGCTCGGCCTCTCGCCGCCCGAACGGCGCATCGGCCAGACCGCGCATGATTTCGTCGCGGCGGCGCTCGCCAGCAAGGTGACGCTGACCCGTGCCCGCAAGGCCGGCGAGGCCGAAACCATCCCCTCGCGCTTCTGGCAGCGCCTCAAGGCGGTGGCGCCGGCTGACGCCTGGCAGGCGGCCGAGGCGCGCGGGCGCGATCTCACAGCCTGGGCCGGGCTGCTCGGCAAACCCGCCGATCTCCTGCCGGTGGCGCGGCCAAAACCCTATCCGGCGGCGCATCTGCAGCCGAAGCGGCTCAGCGTCACCGAGGTCGAGACGCTCTATCGCGATCCCTATGCCGTCTACGCCCGCAAGATCCTCAGGCTCGACGCGTTGCCGGAGCTGGTGGAGGACCCCGGCGCGACCGATCGCGGCTCGCTGCTGCACGACATCGTCGGCAGCTTCGCCGAGACCTATCCCGAGCAGGTGCCGGCCGGCGCCTTCGGCAGCCTGATCGAGATCGGCGAGCGGCTCTTCCGTGCCTATGACGAGACGCCCGAGGTGCGCGCCTTCTGGTGGCCGCGCTTCCTGCTGATCGCGCAGAATTTCATCGGCTGGGAGGAAAGGCGGCGGCCCGGGCTTGCCCGCGTCGCGGTCGAGCGCGACACGCAGGCCGAGTTCCCGCTGATCGACGGCGCCTCGATCCTGCTCACCGGCCGGGCCGACCGCGTCGAGATCACCCGCGAGGGCGCCTTGCGCATCATCGATTTCAAGACCGGCGCGCCTCCGAGCGATGATCAGGTCCGCCTCGGCTTCGCCCCGCAATTGACTCTGGAAGCCGAGCTCGCTTTGCGCCACGGTTTCGCCCCGGACATCCTGCCCGGCCCGGTCGAGGCGCTGCTCTATCTCAGGCTCAACCATGATCCCAAGAGCTGGGAGAAGGACAAGAAGCTGTCGTTCAAGGACGAGGCGCAGGCCGACGTCACCGCCCGCCATCTCGCGCAACTGCTTGATCATCTCGCTGTGCTGCGCGCCGGTCGCGAGCCCTGGTTGTCGCGCCGCGCCCCCGCCTACATCAAATATGCCAGCCCCTATGACCAGCTCGCCCGGGTCAAGGAGTGGTCGGCGGCGCCCGATCTCGGTGGCGATGCCGGAGACGAGGCATGA
- a CDS encoding nucleotidyltransferase family protein, with protein sequence MQTNSPPIRRAMVLAAGLGKRMRPITDTMPKPLVVIAGKTMLDHALDRLAEAGVEDAVVNVHYLAEQIEVRVAGRTSPRITISDERDVLLETGGGVKKALPLLGDEPFFHVNSDSLWSERGASNMSAMAAAWDAGRMDMLLLLAERETSVGFDGAGDFFRDEAGRLTRRGKALSAPYVYAGVAIIKPELFTDTPDGPFSLNLLFDRCIAAGTLFGHLLDGRWLHVGTPEAIPLAEQAYAAHQAS encoded by the coding sequence ATGCAGACCAATTCGCCGCCGATCCGCCGGGCCATGGTGCTCGCTGCCGGGCTCGGCAAGCGCATGCGCCCGATCACCGACACGATGCCGAAGCCGCTGGTCGTGATCGCCGGCAAGACCATGCTCGACCATGCGCTCGACCGGCTGGCTGAGGCCGGGGTCGAGGACGCCGTGGTCAATGTCCACTATCTCGCCGAACAGATCGAGGTGCGCGTCGCCGGGCGTACCAGCCCGCGCATTACCATCTCCGACGAGCGCGACGTGCTGCTCGAAACCGGCGGCGGCGTGAAGAAGGCGCTGCCGCTGCTTGGCGACGAGCCCTTCTTTCACGTCAATTCCGATTCACTCTGGAGCGAGCGCGGCGCGTCGAACATGTCCGCCATGGCAGCTGCCTGGGATGCCGGGCGCATGGACATGCTGCTGCTGCTCGCCGAGCGCGAGACAAGCGTCGGCTTCGACGGCGCCGGCGATTTCTTCCGCGACGAGGCTGGCCGGCTGACGCGGCGCGGAAAGGCTTTGAGCGCGCCTTACGTCTATGCCGGTGTCGCGATCATCAAGCCGGAGCTCTTCACCGATACGCCTGACGGGCCGTTCTCGCTCAACCTGCTGTTCGACCGCTGCATCGCCGCAGGAACCCTTTTCGGCCATCTGCTCGACGGGCGCTGGCTGCATGTCGGCACGCCCGAGGCGATCCCGTTGGCGGAGCAGGCCTACGCCGCCCATCAGGCGAGTTGA